GGCGGGCTTGCCGCCTTTTTTCGCATGGCGGGAGGGCCTCCCATGATTTTGCACGCCTTCTCCCACGGGGCGTGCGCCTATCGGGAGGATGGCCAGGTGGCGGCCGTGGTGGAGAAAGGGGGGGGGCTGGAGCTCCTGACGGCGGCTGTAGCCAGGGTCTTTGCGGCATAACCCATAACCGTTCCGGGAACCCGGCGCTCGGGAAATACGACATGAGCCTGTCGCCCGGACGATGCACGGCCCGCAGATTTATTTCCTTCTCGGGCGAAAACGGGGAACCGGAGCGAGACAGTTTGGGGACTCCTTTGTGAAGCGGGGTCCGGACAACCATGCAGCCGGTCGAGTCACACTTCAAAATGGAGGAAGAGGAAATGGGTTTGGGCAGAAACGTCTTTGAGTTCCTAAAATCAGCGTCCATTGCGCACGCGAAATGGGATCTGGAAGTCTCCACGTCCATTTTGCGCAACCGGAAAAAAATGCTGTTTCTCATCGCCCTGGCCTTGCCGATCATGGCGGTGTCCTTCGTGGAAGCCGGGGATTTCCTGGGCGGCAAGACGGCCTATGCGCCGGCCTTCTACACCACGACCATCTTTCTGGTGTCCATCGCCGTGGGCCTGGCTGCGGGGCTCATCACCGGATGTATCGGCGCGGGCGGCGGCTTCATCATCACCCCGGCGCTGATGGCCGCAGGCGTCAAGGGCATCCTGGCCGTGGGAACCGATCTGTTCCACATCTTCGCCAAGGCCATCATGGGCACGGCCGTGCATAAAAAGCTCGGCAACATCTCGGTGAAACTGGCCATCGCCTTCCTTGTCGGCTCCGGCGGCGGCACGTTCATCGGCGGCGCCATCAACAAGGGCCTCTACAACAAGGATCCGCTTCTGTCCGAGCTTTTCATCAGCGTCATCTATTCCGTGCTGCTCGGCTTCCTGGGATTCTACGCCCTGTTCGACTTCCTGAAGTCCAGCCGTGGACAGGCGGCCCAGAGCGGCGGCGGCCATGACGCCCACGGCGGCCCCAGCGGCACCACGGGCCTGGCCGTGAAGCTTCAGAACATGAAGATTCCCCCCATGATCACCTTCGACGAGGACTTCGTCCCCGGCGGCAAGCGCATTTCCGGCTGGATCGTGGCTGCAGGCGGCATGGTGGTCGGCATCCTGGCCGCCATCATGGGCGTGGGCGGCGGCTTCGTCACCTTCCCCATGTTCGTGTACATCTTCGGCGTGTCCTCCATGACCACCGTGGGTACGGACATCCTTCAGATCATCTTCACCGCCGGCCTTGGCGCCATCGCCCAGTACGCTATCTACGGCTTCGTGTTTTATACCCTGGCCATGGGCATGCTGCTCGGATCGCTTTTGGGCATCCAGGTCGGCGCGCTGACCACCAAGGTGGTCAAGGGCATCCACATCCGGGGCTTCTACGCCATGTCCATCATCGCCGGTTTCATCAACCGCATAGCCGTGTTGCCCAAGAAGCTGGTGGAGCTCGAATACATCGACATGTCCAAGGCCATGGTCAACAACATCGAGTTCGTGGGAAACATCATCTTCTGGGTCGTGGTGGCCATTTTCGGGGTCTGGGTTATCGGCAAGTTCCTTACCAACATTTCGACGCTCAAACAGGAGGCCTAGGTCATGGTGGCCAACAAGAAAGCCCTCTCCATGGGCATGATCCTGCTCGTCTCCTTTGCGGGCGTGTTTTTCCTGATCATGATGCCCATTTTCGGCAACGGCATGACCGGGTTGGACTACTCCGACGACCTGTTCAACAAACTCTCCAAGGGGTCGTCCTACTTCATCCCGGACGTCAAGGCCCAGATCAAGGACTTCGAAGGCAAGCAGGCCAAGGCGGCCGTGAAGTTCAAGTCCGAGGACGAGGCCAAGCATTCCCTGGCGGTCATGGCCAAGGCCGGTTTCAGCGCCGCCCAGGCCGGGGAGACCCTGAACGTGGACGTGGACCTGGGCAAGATGCTCTCCAAGGTCGTGGATGACGCCGACGCCATGTACCACGACGACGGGGCCAAGGTCGGCGCGTTCTACGGCCTGGACAAGGATGCCGAGGGCAAGCTGGCCATGAAGGCCTGGTGGACGCTTCTGGCGGGCATGATCAAGCCCCTGCAGAAGGAAAAGCAGATTCCCATGGCCAATGCGGTCAACCTGGTCAACCAGAAGGCCATCGAACCGGCCTACAACTTCTACGGCATCAAGGCCGAGTCCATCCTGGACAAGATCCCAGCGGCCTCAGGTCTTCTCATCTTCTATGTGGTCTACACCATGTGGTACGGCTTCGCCATCTTCGAGATCTTCAACGGCATCGGGCTGTCCATGAGCAAGTCCAAGATCAAGAAGGAAGTCTAGTTGTGTTGAAGATTGTTCTGCCATAACGGAAAGTACCGAACCCATCACTCGTCCGCCTGGGCATGAAGGCGGGTGCGCGGCCGGTTCCGAAAGGGACCGGCCGTTTTTTGGGCTTGCCTCGGACATGCCGCCGCAATGCCGGGCGCCCGGGCGTCATGGGAGGCGTCATTTCTCCCTGCGCCGCGATCGCCCCCATGACGAACGGACGGGCGGACGGTTCCCGGGATCAGGGTGTCCGGGGCTGGGGAGCGGGGGATACGGCCGGGGGGCATGATTGTCCTATTTGACGCCAGGGGGATTTCCGAGGCATAGCATTCCCATTCGAAGGATCATGCGTTCCGGATGCCTGGAGGGAAAAGCCGTGGAATTTCTCGCGCCGCATTTCTTGGATGTGGTCTGTCTGCTGATCTCCATCACCATGTTTACGCTCTACAACGTGTTTATCTGGCGAAAATTGAAGTCAGATCCCATCTATACAATTCAAGGAGCATCAAATCTTGCCCGCAGGGCCTGGGTCGTTACCGTCATGGAGGAGAAAAACGACATCCTTGCCGTGCAGACGCTCCGAAATTCCACCATGGCTGCGACATTTCTCGCTTCAACTGCGATACTGCTCTCGGTGGGAGTCCTCTCGTTGACAGGCCAATTAGACACTATCGGAACCACATGGCATTCGCTCAACATCTTCGGTTCGACCGAGCAGAGCACCTTGGCCCTGAAGATTTTGGTTCTGCTGGTGAACCTGTTCATTGCTTTTTTCAGTTTCTCGTCGTCCATCAGGATGTATAATCATGTCGGGTTCATGATCAATGTGCCGTGCATGGATGGAAACTACAGCTCCTCGATGACATTCGTCGCCATGCAACTCAATCGCGCGGCAAGCCATTTTCACTTCGGGATGCATGCCTTTTATTTTCTTGTTCCCCTCGTGTTTTGGTTTTTTGGTCCGCTCTTGTTGGTTTTTTCCACGTTGGCCATGATCTGTGTCGTCTTCTGTTTGGACAGGACGTCTAAAATGTACTGTGATTATATGACGCCGTTTAGCATGAAGAGTTGCAATCTGAAGTAGCCCTCCGGGCCGTTCCGGTCTGTCCCCGGAAGAGGCCCGGGCCGCATCCGGGGCGGCGATCCACGTTCGCCGGACACGGCATCCTCTCCCAAATAGCGGATGATACGGGGCGTCTGATGCCGGGAAGAAGCGGGCGGGTTGCCCCAGGAGGAGTCCCGCAGTGAAAGCCATGCGTGGAAGAAAGCCGGAACGGACAGATTCCGGCCAGGTGCGGCGACCACGGCCTCGGCAGGGATTTCCCTGGGTAGGACTGCCGTCGGGCCGGAACTTTTGATGGCGCGGCGGGGCTATTCGATGAGATTCAGATTTTTCAGAAGATGCAGCAGCATGTGCTTGTCGATGGGCTTGGGCACATACGACGTGGCGCCGCCCTTGTAGTAGGCCTCAACCACGTTCTTGGGATCGTCCAGGGCCGTGGTCATGATCACCTTGACCTCGTCGACGGGATTGACGCCCTGGCCCCTCTCCAGCGCCCGGATTTTTTTCAGGGCCTCCTGGCCGTCCATCTCCGGCATCATGATGTCCATGCAGATCAGATCATAGGGGCGATCCTCGCGCAAAGACGCCTCGAACGCCTCCACGGCCTCCAGGCCATTGACCGCAATATCCACCTCGCCGTGGGGCGTGAGGATTTTTTGCAACACCTTCCGGCTGGTGAAATCGTCTTCCACGACCAAAACGCGCATATATCCCACCCCACGGTTGCGGGCCAACAGCCCTTTTGAGAAGAGTTTGCAGCAAACCGAGGGAACATTCAAGGCCGTTTCCCTGCCAACTCCGGGCAAAACGACCGGAAAAGGCTTTCCACAGGCGCTACGGGCGACGTTTGGGGCAGGATTCCTGCAGCATGCACACCCCGCAGCCCCCGGCATAGGGCATAGGCGTGAAAACGGCGTACTGCCGGTTGACGGTCCCGGCCGGGTTCCATTCCAGATCCAGAAATTTGAACTGGCGCAGCATGTCCCGATCCGGGCTGGGAAGCGGCGCACAGCCGCCGTCGGCCACCTCGGGAACCACCTGGGCGGCCGCGCCCATGACCAGGGCAATGGCCAGGTTGTGCAGGGAAAAGCCGTCCGAAGGCGAGATCTGCCAGGCCTGCTCGACCTCGTCCTCAATGCTTTTTTCCAGAAAGATCAAGACATAGCCCTTGCGACGGCCCAGGTCGAACCGGTAGGCTCGAAGGGCCGGGGCCCATTGCCCAAAACGGACGGCAAGCCTGTCCGCCTCTTCCTGCTCCATGCGCGGCAGGTCCGCTATTTCCATATAATGCAACATGTCGAAGCTCGGCGTGATGTCGAGCTTTTCCCGTGTGATCTTGCCCATGGCGGCCTCCCTTCTTACTCATCACGAAACGAGGCCCGTTGATAAACCACCCCCCGCCGCCGGGCAACCCCCATACGTCGGGGCTGCCGCCCCGCACTGCGTCGGGGCTGCCGCCCCGAACCCCGCCCGGGGGAAATCATTTCCCCCGGACCCCCTGATATCGTTGGCGTTTCCGGAGAAGCTTCGCTTCGCCGGAAACGCCAACGAAAATCAGGTTGGACGGAGAGAATGCTCTCTCTCGCACGCGGACGCGAAGCGCGCCGGAGTTTTTTGAAGAGGGGTCCAGGGGGGAACCTTTTTTTCAAAAAAGGTTCCCCCCTGGCCGCCGGAGGCCTGCCCTCCCTAAACCGCCGCGCGTTCGCGCAGCATTTCGGGCGAGGCCACGGTGGCGCCGATCATGCGGGTATTGGCCTCGCCCGGGGCCACCATGGGATAGACCTTGGCGGCCGCATCCACGGGAACCCGCACCAGGCAGGGGCCTTTGGCGCCCATGGCCCGGGCCAGGATCTCGGACGGGTCGCCGCCTTTCTCCATATCGAACACCCGCCAGCCGAACCCCCGGGCCACGGCCGGGAAGTCCACCCGGGCGCGGTAGTCCGTGGCGAAGCGCCGTCCGCCCATGAAGAGGTCTTGTTGTTGGCGCACAAGCCCCAGGCCGCCGTTGTCAAACAGCACCACGGTCATGTCGGCCTTGATCTCCGCTGCCGTGGCCATCTCCTGGATGTTCATGAGCATGCCGCCGTCGCCGCAGAAAAGCACCACCGGGGCCTGGGGTTCGGCCAGGGTCGCGCCGATGGCCGCCGGAAGTCCGAAGCCCATGGTCCCCAGGCCTCCGGAGGTCAGCCAGCGGCCGGGCGTGGTGAACGGATAGTGGCGCGCGGTCCACATCTGGTTCTGGCCCACGTCCGTGACCACGATGGCCGTCTCCCCGGCCAGGGCCGCCGCCGTGCGGATGATGGCCCGAGGCGAACCCGGGGTCGGGGAATGCGCGGCGTGCTGCCGTTTGAGGGCGGCGATGCGGGCGATCCAGGCGGTGCGGGTCTTTTTCTCGATGAAAGGCTCCAGGTCGGCCAGGGCGCTGGCCGCGTCGGCGATGAGGCCCACATGGGCGGTCTTGATCTTGTGGATCTGGCCGGGGTCGATGTCGATATGCACCACCGAGGCCTCGGGGCAGAAGGCGGCCACCTTGCCCGTGGCCCGGTCGTCGAAGCGGGCCCCTACGGCGATCAGCGCGTCGCATTCGTGAAGGGCCAGGTTGGCCCAGGGCGAGGCGTGCATGCCGAGCATGCCCAGGCTTAAGGGGTGGCGGGAGGGGATCACGCCAAGGCCCATGAGGCTTTGCACGGCCGGGATGGCGGCCTTTTCCATGATGCGCCGGGCCAGGGCGGCCGCCCCGGAGCGGGCCGCGCCGCCGCCCAGG
Above is a genomic segment from Desulfolutivibrio sulfodismutans DSM 3696 containing:
- a CDS encoding sulfite exporter TauE/SafE family protein, whose protein sequence is MGLGRNVFEFLKSASIAHAKWDLEVSTSILRNRKKMLFLIALALPIMAVSFVEAGDFLGGKTAYAPAFYTTTIFLVSIAVGLAAGLITGCIGAGGGFIITPALMAAGVKGILAVGTDLFHIFAKAIMGTAVHKKLGNISVKLAIAFLVGSGGGTFIGGAINKGLYNKDPLLSELFISVIYSVLLGFLGFYALFDFLKSSRGQAAQSGGGHDAHGGPSGTTGLAVKLQNMKIPPMITFDEDFVPGGKRISGWIVAAGGMVVGILAAIMGVGGGFVTFPMFVYIFGVSSMTTVGTDILQIIFTAGLGAIAQYAIYGFVFYTLAMGMLLGSLLGIQVGALTTKVVKGIHIRGFYAMSIIAGFINRIAVLPKKLVELEYIDMSKAMVNNIEFVGNIIFWVVVAIFGVWVIGKFLTNISTLKQEA
- a CDS encoding DUF599 domain-containing protein, with amino-acid sequence MEFLAPHFLDVVCLLISITMFTLYNVFIWRKLKSDPIYTIQGASNLARRAWVVTVMEEKNDILAVQTLRNSTMAATFLASTAILLSVGVLSLTGQLDTIGTTWHSLNIFGSTEQSTLALKILVLLVNLFIAFFSFSSSIRMYNHVGFMINVPCMDGNYSSSMTFVAMQLNRAASHFHFGMHAFYFLVPLVFWFFGPLLLVFSTLAMICVVFCLDRTSKMYCDYMTPFSMKSCNLK
- a CDS encoding response regulator; the encoded protein is MRVLVVEDDFTSRKVLQKILTPHGEVDIAVNGLEAVEAFEASLREDRPYDLICMDIMMPEMDGQEALKKIRALERGQGVNPVDEVKVIMTTALDDPKNVVEAYYKGGATSYVPKPIDKHMLLHLLKNLNLIE
- the ilvB gene encoding biosynthetic-type acetolactate synthase large subunit, which produces MPTKSGADIIARLIERQGVTIVPGIPGGANLPLYDALAASSIRHILTRHEQGAAFLAQGMARVSGKPAVCLATSGPGATNLVTAIADAYMDSIPLVCLTGQVPRAMIGTDAFQEVDMAGVCAPVCKKAYRVQSAAELLTIIPEAFTLAASGRPGPVVVDIPRDVQTETATFARWPEPGRPDEAPEACPEGIEKAARIINQAKRPILYLGGGAARSGAAALARRIMEKAAIPAVQSLMGLGVIPSRHPLSLGMLGMHASPWANLALHECDALIAVGARFDDRATGKVAAFCPEASVVHIDIDPGQIHKIKTAHVGLIADAASALADLEPFIEKKTRTAWIARIAALKRQHAAHSPTPGSPRAIIRTAAALAGETAIVVTDVGQNQMWTARHYPFTTPGRWLTSGGLGTMGFGLPAAIGATLAEPQAPVVLFCGDGGMLMNIQEMATAAEIKADMTVVLFDNGGLGLVRQQQDLFMGGRRFATDYRARVDFPAVARGFGWRVFDMEKGGDPSEILARAMGAKGPCLVRVPVDAAAKVYPMVAPGEANTRMIGATVASPEMLRERAAV